One window from the genome of Bacteroidia bacterium encodes:
- a CDS encoding arginine decarboxylase, with translation MKNRYIDLIQQSYDFPQEGFEVIDNSLHFNGINLMDVIKQYGTPLKITYLPKISSQIQKAKRLFKVAMAKVDYKGSYYYCYCTKSSHFQFVMEEALKNDIHIETSSAFDIPIIRSLYESQKINKDIYILCNGFKREGYIQGIVDLIKDGFTNVIPILDNVNELQEYEKAMPGKKFKIGIRIASEEEPNAEFYTSRLGIRSRDIMDFYKNTIRKNPNVELKLLHFFINTGIRDTAYYWNELQRNISFYADLKKICPDLTALDIGGGFPIKTKLEFNFDYQYMADEIVMQIKSACDQRKVPVPHLFTEFGSFTVGESGAILYSVTGVKQQNDKELWYMIDSSFITTLPDTWGIKQKFIMLAINHWDKEQQRVNLGGITCDGEDYYIMESVKNRVFMPQSTADDPLYLGFFHTGAYQDSLGGYGGIQHCLLPAPKHVLIDKTEEGELSMWLFAKEQSSKSMMKILGY, from the coding sequence ATGAAGAACCGATACATTGACCTGATTCAACAAAGCTACGACTTTCCACAAGAAGGTTTTGAAGTTATTGACAACTCACTCCATTTTAATGGTATAAACCTGATGGATGTGATAAAACAATATGGTACACCTTTAAAAATAACCTACCTGCCAAAAATAAGCTCACAGATACAAAAAGCCAAAAGGCTTTTTAAAGTAGCTATGGCTAAGGTTGACTATAAAGGAAGCTATTACTACTGTTATTGCACCAAAAGTTCGCATTTTCAGTTTGTGATGGAAGAAGCTTTAAAGAATGACATCCATATTGAAACCAGTTCAGCATTCGATATTCCAATTATCAGGTCACTCTACGAGTCGCAGAAAATAAACAAAGACATCTATATTCTTTGCAATGGATTTAAACGCGAAGGTTACATTCAGGGTATAGTTGATTTGATTAAAGACGGTTTTACCAATGTGATTCCGATTTTGGACAATGTAAATGAATTGCAGGAATATGAGAAGGCTATGCCGGGTAAAAAATTTAAAATAGGTATCCGTATAGCTTCAGAAGAAGAGCCCAATGCAGAGTTTTATACTTCCAGATTGGGAATCAGATCACGCGACATTATGGATTTTTACAAAAACACCATTCGTAAAAACCCCAATGTAGAGTTGAAATTACTCCATTTCTTTATCAATACAGGAATACGTGATACAGCATATTATTGGAACGAATTGCAACGAAACATCAGTTTTTATGCAGACCTAAAAAAAATATGTCCGGATTTGACGGCATTAGACATTGGTGGTGGATTTCCGATTAAAACAAAATTAGAGTTCAACTTCGACTATCAATATATGGCTGATGAGATAGTGATGCAGATAAAGTCTGCATGTGATCAACGCAAAGTTCCGGTGCCACATTTGTTTACAGAGTTTGGCAGTTTTACCGTTGGTGAGAGTGGTGCCATATTGTATTCGGTTACAGGTGTAAAACAACAGAACGATAAAGAATTGTGGTATATGATAGACAGCAGCTTTATCACCACCCTACCCGACACCTGGGGTATCAAACAAAAGTTTATCATGCTTGCCATCAATCACTGGGACAAAGAACAACAGCGTGTAAACCTGGGAGGCATTACTTGTGACGGTGAAGATTACTACATTATGGAGTCTGTCAAGAACAGGGTTTTTATGCCACAATCAACAGCTGATGACCCATTGTATCTGGGCTTTTTTCATACCGGTGCCTATCAGGATTCACTTGGTGGTTATGGTGGAATACAGCATTGCCTGTTGCCTGCACCCAAGCATGTGCTGATTGATAAAACAGAAGAAGGCGAACTGAGTATGTGGCTTTTTGCCAAAGAGCAAAGCTCCAAGTCAATGATGAAAATATTAGGGTACTAA
- a CDS encoding arginase: MASKIKFIEVKSEIGAGTRGASLGVDAIKIAALDYGSSLFNRIESVEIKTENQMLFETAATPYAKRIKGIVAIYERVAKAVSETLKNKDFPIVLAGDHSTAGGTVAGIKMTYPKSKLGVIWIDAHADIHSPYTTPTGNVHGMPMAANLGEDNLAHKINKPDKETVDLWTKMKKIGGMSPKITYKDIVYIAVRDIEPQEAYLLKKHNVKMISAAEVKRIAVEKIVRNALAHLSHCTHIYVSFDVDSMDSSISKGTGTPVRNGISERDAGKLCVRLVQNEKVCCFEICEVNPTLDKENLMAENAFEILQRVVNQINH; the protein is encoded by the coding sequence ATGGCAAGCAAAATAAAATTTATTGAAGTAAAGTCAGAAATTGGAGCCGGTACCAGAGGCGCAAGCCTTGGGGTTGATGCAATAAAAATAGCAGCCTTAGACTATGGCAGCTCACTTTTCAACAGGATAGAAAGTGTAGAAATCAAGACAGAAAACCAGATGCTTTTCGAAACAGCAGCTACACCTTATGCTAAACGAATAAAAGGTATTGTGGCCATTTATGAGCGTGTGGCAAAGGCCGTTTCAGAAACATTAAAAAATAAAGATTTTCCTATTGTTTTGGCCGGTGATCATAGTACTGCAGGTGGCACAGTTGCCGGGATAAAAATGACTTATCCAAAGTCCAAGTTGGGGGTAATCTGGATTGATGCTCATGCCGATATTCACTCTCCTTATACAACGCCCACAGGAAATGTTCATGGCATGCCTATGGCCGCAAATCTAGGTGAAGATAATCTTGCACACAAAATCAACAAACCCGATAAAGAGACTGTTGACCTTTGGACAAAGATGAAGAAGATAGGAGGAATGTCGCCTAAGATTACCTATAAAGATATAGTCTATATTGCTGTAAGAGATATTGAACCTCAGGAAGCTTATCTTTTGAAGAAGCACAATGTAAAGATGATTTCTGCTGCTGAAGTAAAGCGTATTGCAGTGGAGAAAATAGTGCGTAATGCATTGGCGCATCTGTCACATTGTACACATATTTATGTTTCATTTGATGTGGATAGCATGGATAGTTCTATTTCTAAAGGCACAGGTACTCCGGTACGCAATGGAATTTCTGAACGTGATGCAGGAAAGCTTTGTGTAAGGTTGGTGCAAAATGAAAAAGTTTGTTGCTTCGAAATTTGCGAAGTCAATCCAACACTTGATAAAGAAAATCTGATGGCTGAAAATGCTTTTGAGATTTTGCAGCGTGTGGTCAATCAAATTAATCATTGA